A single genomic interval of Heterodontus francisci isolate sHetFra1 unplaced genomic scaffold, sHetFra1.hap1 HAP1_SCAFFOLD_70_3, whole genome shotgun sequence harbors:
- the LOC137364140 gene encoding probable G-protein coupled receptor 139 has product MESNPRHCGASDCGGFPFQDWVEGDQCIPANLLAIVILSWGKCGLSTCTTRYLVTMATADLLFIITMVILWTIGYYYFPPPYLNIPSVCRVVAFLSHAATDCSVWFTVAFTFDRFVLISSQKLKAKYCTEKTAVVVLATTCILLCLKNIPFYFAHDPGEITDNVPWGCYTKPSYFSEPGWVGFDWFDKVLTPLLPFALILLLNALTVRYILVASRVRKGLRCQSKGANCSDPEMESRRKSVILLFTISGNFILLWLVYFIDFLFYNITGRDPGVYNDSEYIVLQVGFMLLSLSCCTNTFIYGATQSKFREQVKSVVKYPVTLIIQLMKRQNNRQESRGGV; this is encoded by the exons ATGGAGTCCAATCCCAGACATTGTGGTGCTTCAGATTGTGGGGGATTTCCATTCCaagactgggtggagggagaccaaTGCATCCCAG ctaatttactggcgattgtgatcctgtcctgggGAAAATGCGGCCTTtcaacctgcaccactcgctacctggtgacgATGGCAACAGCGGATCTGCTTTTCATTATCACTATGGTGATACTGTGGACTAtcggttattattatttcccgccaCCTTACCTAAATATTCCTTCTGTGTGTCGTGTTGTCGCTTTCCTGAGTCATgcagctacagactgttctgtctggttcacagttgctttcacttttgatcgatttgtgcTCATCTCTTCccagaagctgaaagcaaaatattgcactgagaaaactgcagttgTGGTTTTAGCAACAACCTGTATTCTACTCTGTCTCAAAAACATTCCCTTCTATTTTGCACATGACCCTGGAGAGATAACcgacaatgtaccatggggctgttatacaaagccaagctattttagtgagcccggatgggtgggatttgattggtttgataaggttttaaccccattactcccatttgctttaattctgttactcAATGCTCTGACGGTCAggtacattttagtggccagtcgagtccgtaagggactcagGTGTCAGAGCAAGGGAGCGAATTGCagtgacccagaaatggagagcagaaggaagtctgtgatattACTCTTTaccatatctggcaacttcatacttctgtggttggtatatTTCATAGATTTCTTATTTTATAACATTACAGGAAGAGATCCTGGGGTTTACAACGATTCCGAATATATAGTTCTACAAGTTGGATTTATGCTGCTgagtttaagttgctgcacaaacacatttatttatggcgctactcagtccaagttcagagaacaggtcaagagtgtggtgaaatatccggtgacattaattattcaattaatgaaaagaCAAAACAATAGACAGGAATCCAGAGGCGGAGTCTAG